From one Triticum urartu cultivar G1812 chromosome 3, Tu2.1, whole genome shotgun sequence genomic stretch:
- the LOC125544521 gene encoding IST1-like protein, producing MSSLNSLFNRSSPFGTKCKTCLNLIISRIKLLRNRREMQLINMRKEMVQYLQTGQESIARIRVEHIIREQNILAAYEIVELFCEFVLARVPIVEAQKECPIELREAIASIIFASGRCSDLPELMHLRNLFTTKYGKEFVAAAMELRPDCGVNRTIIEKLSVKAPSAESKLKVLKAIAHEYNLDWDSSNTEAEFNKKYEDLLDDSGSSVRQVQTPTTESSPASSISKDKPSILPVNDTSKNKTPESPKSPAVSSRAYAATKSNVGSQEHQPPAAERSSYAGPGSSDVLEKARAAIAAATRASAAARAAAELVNKVKVTTQ from the exons ATGTCGTCCCTCAACTCGCTCTTCAACCGCTCCTCCCCCTTCGGCACCAAATG CAAAACATGCTTGAATTTGATCATTTCGAGGATCAAGCTGCTGCGCAATAGGAGGGAGATGCAACTGATAAATATGCGCAAAGAGATGGTTCAATATCTTCAGACAGGCCAGGAGTCTATTGCGAGGATTCGG GTGGAGCATATTATTCGGGAGCAAAATATATTGGCTGCCTATGAGATTGTTGAGCTTTTCTGTGAATTTGTTCTGGCACGAGTCCCTATTGTTGAGGCCCAAAA GGAATGCCCCATAGAATTGAGAGAAGCAATAGCTAGTATAATCTTTGCATCAGGAAGATGCTCAGACTTGCCTGAGCTAATGCATCTCCGTAATTTGTTTACCACCAAGTATGGGAAGGAGTTTGTTGCTGCTGCTATGGAATTGCGCCCTGATTGCGGTGTTAATCGCACA ATAATTGAGAAGCTTTCAGTTAAGGCTCCATCAGCGGAATCAAAGTTGAAGGTTTTGAAAGCTATTGCTCACGAGTACAACCTTGATTGGGATTCATCTAATACCGAAGCAGAATTTAATAAGAAGTATGAAGATCTGCTG GACGATTCAGGATCATCAGTCCGCCAAGTCCAAACACCTACAACTGAGAGCTCTCCAGCCTCTTCCATTTCCAAAGATAAGCCATCGATTCTACCTGTCAACGACACAAGCAAAAACAAAACTCCCGAGTCCCCAAAGTCACCTGCTGTGAGTTCAAGAGCATATGCTGCCACCAAGAGTAATGTGGGCAGTCAAGAGCATCAGCCCCCTGCTGCGGAGAGATCATCCTATGCTGGTCCAGGCTCGTCGGACGTGCTAGAAAAGGCCCGAGCTGCCATTGCTGCAGCCACCCgtgcctccgccgccgcccgtgcAGCAGCAGAGCTTGTTAACAAGGTTAAAGTTACAACTCAATGA
- the LOC125544520 gene encoding caffeoylshikimate esterase encodes MAAISQLQRVAGPRHAGAPRPGRVRRASVAVAAGKAPLPRLEGASEELRAAAAQSLDWAPARRRVRGAFAPVLPTLDHCLFKMAPKGIQMEENFETNSKGVEIFWKSWLPREGTPTKAALFFCHGYGDTCTFFFEGVAKRIAAAGYAVYAMDYPGFGLSYGLHGYIASFDGMVDHVIEQYARIRGRKDVQGLPHFLLGQSMGGAVALKVHLKQPKEWDGVLLVAPMCKISEDVTPPALVLKALSILSCLLPEAKLFPQKDIGDLGFRDPVKRKLCEYNAISYNDQMRLRTAVELLKATKDIESQLEKICSPLLILHGAADQVTDPHVSQFLYEKANTKDKTLKLYEGAYHSILEGEPDDRISTAIKDIISWLDSHC; translated from the exons ATGGCGGCGATCTCGCAGTTGCAGCGCGTCGCGGGGCCGCGCCATGCCGGGGCGCCGCGGCCGGGGAGAGTGAGGCGCGCCTCGGTCGCGGTCGCCGCGGGCAAGGCGCCGTTGCCGCGGCTGGAGGGCGCCAGCGAGGAGCTGAGGGCCGCCGCGGCGCAGAGCCTCGACTGGGCGCCGGCGCGCCGGCGCGTGCGCGGCGCCTTCGCGCCCGTGCTCCCCACGCTCGACCACTGCCTGTTCAAG ATGGCGCCCAAGGGAATCCAGATGGAGGAG AATTTTGAGACCAATTCAAAGGGGGTTGAAATATTCTGGAAGAGTTGGCTGCCTAGGGAGGGCACTCCCACCAAGGCAGCGCTTTTCTTCTGCCATGGGTATGGAGATACCTGCACTTTCTTTTTTGAAG GGGTCGCTAAGAGAATAGCTGCTGCTGGATATGCAGTATATGCCATGGATTATCCTGGTTTTGGATTATCTTATGGTCTTCATGGCTACATCGCAAGCTTCGATGGAATGGTCGACCATGTCATTGAACAATATGCAAGAATAAGAG GAAGGAAAGACGTGCAAGGGCTCCCACACTTTCTCTTGGGGCAGTCAATGGGAGGTGCGGTTGCTCTGAAAGTACACTTAAAGCAACCAAAAGAATGGGATGGAGTGCTTCTTGTTGCGCCTATGTGCAAG ATTTCAGAAGATGTAACACCACCAGCGCTAGTGTTGAAGGCATTGAGCATATTATCATGCCTTCTTCCAGAAGCAAAGTTATTTCCGCAAAAGGACATAGGAGATTTGGGATTCAGGGATCCAGTGAAAAGAAAATTA TGTGAGTACAACGCGATATCATATAATGACCAGATGAGGTTGAGGACAGCAGTTGAACTTTTGAAGGCTACAAAGGACATCGAATCCCAATTGGAAAAA ATTTGTTCTCCATTGTTGATTCTTCATGGAGCAGCAGACCAGGTAACCGACCCTCATGTGAGTCAATTTCTGTACGAGAAGGCCAACACGAAAGACAAGACCCTGAAGCTCTATGAAGGTGCCTACCACTCTATCCTAGAGGGAGAGCCTGATGACCGGATTTCAACCGCCATCAAGGACATCATTTCGTGGCTGGATTCACACTGTTGA